In Cervus elaphus chromosome 3, mCerEla1.1, whole genome shotgun sequence, the following proteins share a genomic window:
- the LOC122681347 gene encoding keratin, type II cytoskeletal 1b-like produces the protein MSHQFSSQSAFSSRSRQVYNAGSSVGFGGGSRAVRSVCQARGRCGSGGGGYGSHARGFTSRSLYNLGGSKSISISLVGRSASGFCHGGGAGGGFGGGRSFGGGGFGGRGFGGGGFRGGNLGLGGFGPSCPPGGIQEVTINQSLLQPLHLEVDPEIQRVKMQEREQIMVLNNKFASFIDKVRFLEQQNQVLQTKWELLQQVNTSTQTNNLEPIFESYISKLQKQVDFLRAEQMRQSLEIRSMQDVVDDYKNKYEEEINRRTSSENEFVVLKKDVDSAYLSKVDLQSKADTLNEEVDFLKYLFQSELSQMQTNITDTSVILSMDNNRSLDLDSIIDAVRIQYEEIAQRSKDEAEALYQTKYQELQITAGRHGDELQTSRTEISELNLTIQRLQAEIGNVKKQIEQMHTIISDAEERGHQALQDAQQKLQDLEAALQQSKEELARLLRDYQALLGAKLSLDVEIATYRKLLEGEESRMSGELQSQVSISVQSSQLTIGGGARGSGGYGGGGGYGGGGGYAGGSSSGGYGGGGFRGGSGGYGGGSRGGSGGGYESGGGSHGGSSISSSKYWGRKGGTSGMQIIQTSTSTSHRRILE, from the exons ATGAGCCACCAGTTTAGCTCCCAGTCAGCGTTCAGCTCCAGGAGCAGGCAGGTTTATAACGCTGGTTCCTCTGTGGGCTTTGGTGGTGGGAGCCGGGCTGTGAGGTCCGTGTGTCAGGCCCGAGGGAGGtgtggcagtggtggtggtgggtatGGGAGCCATGCAAGGGGGTTTACCTCCAGGAGTCTATACAATCTGGGTGGCAGTAAAAGCATCTCCATCAGCCTAGTGGGGAGAAGTGCCAGTGGTTTCTGCCATGGtgggggagcaggagggggaTTTGGAGGAGGCAGGAGCTTTGGAGGTGGTGGTTTTGGGGGTCGTGGCTTTGGAGGTGGTGGGTTTAGGGGTGGCAATTTGGGGCTTGGGGGCTTTGGTCCTTCTTGTCCCCCAGGGGGTATCCAAGAAGTGACCATTAACCAGAGCCTCTTACAACCACTTCACCTGGAGGTGGACCCTGAAATTCAGAGGGTTAAGATGCAGGAGCGGGAGCAGATCATGGTTCTGAACAACAAGTTTGCCTCCTTCATTGACAAG GTGCGATTTCTGGAGCAGCAGAATCAGGTGCTCCAGACAAAATGGGAGCTACTGCAGCAGGTAAACACGTCGACTCAGACCAACAACCTGGAGCCCATCTTTGAAAGCTACATCAGCAAGCTGCAGAAGCAGGTGGATTTTCTCAGAGCGGAGCAGATGCGCCAGAGCTTGGAGATCAGGAGCATGCAGGATGTTGTGGATGACTACAAGAACAA GTATGAGGAAGAAATCAACCGGAGGACCAGCAGCGAGAATGAATTTGTTGTCCTGAAGAAG GATGTGGATTCTGCTTATCTGAGCAAAGTGGACCTACAGTCCAAGGCAGACACCCTGAATGAGGAGGTCGatttcctgaaatatttatttcaatcG GAGCTGTCTCAGATGCAGACCAACATCACCGACACCAGCGTCATCCTGTCCATGGACAATAACCGCTCCCTGGATTTGGACAGCATTATCGATGCCGTGAGGATTCAGTACGAGGAGATTGCACAAAGGAGCAAGGATGAGGCTGAGGCCCTGTACCAGACCAAG TACCAGGAGCTCCAGATCACAGCGGGAAGACATGGAGACGAGCTGCAGACCAGCAGGACGGAGATCTCCGAACTCAACCTCACCATCCAGAGGCTGCAGGCAGAGATTGGCAACGTCAAGAAGCAG ATCGAGCAGATGCACACCATCATTTCTGATGCAGAGGAGAGGGGACACCAGGCCCTCCAGGATGCACAGCAGAAGCTGCAGGACCTGGAGGCCGCCCTGCAGCAGTCCAAGGAGGAGCTGGCCCGCCTGCTGCGTGACTACCAGGCGCTGCTGGGAGCTAAGCTGTCCCTGGACGTGGAGATTGCCACCTACCGCAAGCTGCTGGAGGGCGAGGAGAGCAG GATGTCAGGGGAGCTGCAGAGCCAAGTGAGCATCT CTGTGCAGAGCAGCCAGCTCACCATCGGCGGAGGTGCCCGGGGCTCTGGAGGTTACGGCGGAGGCGGAGGTTACGGAGGCGGCGGAGGTTACGCCGGCGGCAGCAGCAGTGGAGGCTACGGCGGCGGCGGCTTCCGCGGGGGCTCGGGCGGCTACGGAGGGGGCTCTCGAGGGGGCAGTGGAGGCGGTTATGAGAGCGGCGGTGGGAGCCACGGAGGGAGTAGCATAAGTAGCAGCAAGTACTGGGGCAGAAAAGGCGGCACCTCCGGAATGCAGATAATCCAAACGTCTACCAGCACCTCCCACAGGCGAATCCTGGAGTAG